A region of Drosophila suzukii chromosome 2L, CBGP_Dsuzu_IsoJpt1.0, whole genome shotgun sequence DNA encodes the following proteins:
- the Iris gene encoding uncharacterized protein Iris: MIKKSFVFIPITLLIGFSFESPVDRNGDGSPMTMKSFNNSLGTYVEYSGRASIAFEDWTIYASFNLESLFPAMTVFKKVYKALRDNCEISPKLCPDIIELIKFSDSILQDGLVDTEDPLVFKVKPFPLGRDDMANEMTNKSSFIDSSINVHVGLVELDIDSPDFEAKDSPDWFIERMKNHLNRLGAQLKRSQDAILEAVISAHQGQLNPLILSIKQLDAEMLKIQAHLPRGRRMPFDRSTISDIYRVASVIPQQLENHLIFQISMPLIDVEQFNIYRLTPIPRLDNGKIQLVDTETPYLCINDHMDRYFPLQNLDDCTELAGERFVCKHNQITYGNGDDSLVCSLAAIRNQSSNGCTLRQVVRSSMWTQLVEPNSWMVALTKELSLMGVCSGESQELRINGSGILSIRSDCIVRSSAVTLQGEPQKRIPLKKGYASLQLTNKTSQEIGIMESFNNLLKIATQLKVYQEKLEAVGDYPMTVVVVCPVIVLLTSLISLSWLYLNHRRRQLPGAQNPISDIDGLQDRKNETTTSNLPLLEKQEI, encoded by the coding sequence ATGATAAAGAAAAGTTTTGTGTTCATCCCAATCACATTGTTGATAGGGTTTTCCTTCGAGTCTCCAGTTGATCGGAACGGGGATGGAAGTCCCATGACGATGAAGAGTTTTAACAACAGCCTTGGCACCTATGTGGAGTACAGCGGTCGGGCATCGATAGCCTTTGAAGATTGGACCATATATGCCAGCTTTAATTTGGAGTCACTTTTTCCGGCCATGACTGTCTTCAAAAAAGTCTATAAAGCACTTCGAGATAATTGCGAAATAAGTCCCAAACTGTGCCCAGATATTATTGAATTGATAAAGTTTTCGGACTCTATTCTTCAAGATGGCCTGGTTGATACAGAGGATCCTCTGGTTTTTAAGGTCAAACCTTTCCCTCTCGGTAGAGATGACATGGCCAACGAGATGACGAATAAATCCTCCTTCATAGACAGCTCAATAAACGTTCACGTAGGTCTAGTGGAACTCGATATTGATTCTCCAGACTTTGAAGCCAAAGATAGCCCAGACTGGTTTATTGAAAGAATGAAAAACCATCTTAATCGTTTGGGTGCCCAGTTAAAGAGGTCGCAGGATGCCATACTTGAAGCAGTGATCTCGGCCCATCAGGGGCAACTCAATCCTCTTATCCTTTCCATCAAGCAGTTGGATGCGGAGATGCTTAAAATTCAGGCCCATCTTCCACGGGGACGCCGAATGCCCTTCGATCGATCCACAATCTCCGATATTTACCGCGTTGCTTCCGTAATACCTCAGCAGTTGGAAAACCATTTGATCTTCCAAATCTCAATGCCCCTAATCGATGTGGAACAGTTTAATATCTATCGATTAACACCCATTCCGCGGCTGGACAATGGCAAAATCCAACTGGTGGACACCGAAACCCCATATCTGTGTATCAACGATCATATGGACAGGTATTTTCCACTCCAGAACCTGGATGACTGCACTGAATTGGCCGGAGAAAGGTTCGTCTGTAAGCACAATCAAATAACTTATGGAAATGGAGATGATAGCCTTGTCTGTTCCCTGGCTGCCATACGAAATCAGTCCTCCAATGGGTGCACTTTACGCCAGGTGGTTAGGAGTAGCATGTGGACCCAGCTGGTGGAACCGAATTCGTGGATGGTGGCCCTCACCAAGGAACTGAGTTTGATGGGTGTGTGCTCTGGGGAAAGCCAGGAACTCAGAATAAATGGCAGTGGAATCCTGAGCATTCGGAGTGACTGCATCGTCCGGAGTTCAGCTGTCACTCTGCAAGGGGAACCCCAGAAAAGAATTCCCCTGAAAAAAGGATATGCATCGTTGCAGTTGACCAACAAGACCTCCCAGGAAATAGGAATCATGGAATCGTTTAATAACCTTCTTAAGATCGCTACCCAACTGAAGGTGTATCAGGAAAAACTCGAAGCAGTCGGGGATTATCCAATGACCGTCGTTGTTGTTTGCCCCGTAATTGTGCTGCTCACCTCATTAATTTCGCTTTCCTGGTTATATCTCAACCACCGTAGAAGACAACTCCCAGGGGCACAAAATCCAATCAGCGATATCGATGGTCTCCAAGACAGGAAAAATGAAACCACAACCAGTAATCTTCCACTGCTGGAAAAACAAGAAATTTAG
- the Tfb4 gene encoding general transcription factor IIH subunit 3 yields the protein MEADQAAASKEAESCIDLLVIVLDTNPSQHIVRQNPQNLTQILEAVIAFGNAHLMQKAQNKLAVLSCSHHATNFLYPLPRRQVELRQVDGQYEAFSLVEKTVKQQLGSILMNAPRLSAPCESLLAGSMSMALCYISRLQRNVAPGVKMHSRILVLTGSNECASQYMTFMNVFFTAQKLGIVIDTCALDKTLSLLQQGCDITSGQFLKVTQLDGLLQYLLWVFLPAPQIRHKLVLPPPPKVDYRASCFCHRELIDIGYVCSVCLSVFCKYSPICTTCHTIFKNPGPLPIKAKKKKKTDKQM from the exons ATGGAAGCGGATCAAGCAGCAGCTAGCAAGGAAG CTGAGTCATGCATCGACCTATTGGTGATCGTGCTGGACACGAATCCCTCGCAGCACATCGTTCGCCAGAACCCACAGAACCTCACCCAAATCCTGGAGGCGGTGATTGCCTTCGGAAATGCGCACCTCATGCAAAAGGCCCAGAACAAACTGGCTGTGTTATCCTGCTCCCATCATGCTAC AAATTTCCTGTATCCTCTGCCCAGGCGACAAGTGGAATTACGCCAAGTGGATGGACAATATGAAGCCTTCAGTCTGGTGGAGAAGACGGTGAAACAGCAGCTGGGCAGCATTCTGATGAACGCCCCTCGTCTCAGTGCTCCTTGCGAGAGTCTCCTGGCTGGCAGTATGTCCATGGCACTGTGCTACATATCCAGG CTCCAACGGAATGTGGCACCGGGTGTAAAGATGCACTCCCGCATCCTGGTCTTGACCGGCAGCAATGAGTGCGCTTCCCAGTACATGACCTTCATGAATGTCTTCTTTACCGCCCAAAAACTGGGCATTGTGATCGATACCTGCGCACTGGACAAGACACTGAGTTTGCTCCAGCAAGGCTGTGATATTACCTCCGGCCAGTTCCTGAAGGTCACCCAATTGGATGGCCTGCTGCAGTACCTCTTGTGGGTCTTCCTACCAGCCCCGCAGATCCGCCACAAGTTGGTCTTGCCACCACCGCCCAAGGTCGACTATCGAGCCTCCTGTTTCTGCCATCGTGAGCTCATCGACATTGGCTATGTATGCTCAGTCTGCCTGTCGGTGTTCTGCAAATACAGTCCAATTTGCACCACTTGCCA CACAATTTTCAAGAATCCAGGACCTTTGCCAATTAAAGCTaagaagaaaaagaaaaccgACAAACAAATGTAA
- the MFS3 gene encoding sialin: MPDEVPAKGSILGKLVPARYVLAILGSIGMAIVYGLKVNLSVAMVAMLNHDAIKANGLSGGHGGDSTTLSNVSLVEECHPPGNDEAVNKTVEQGPFVWSEPLQGTLLSCYFWGYFVSQIPLAHVAENFSAKWVMLFSVAINVVCTLLTPAFTKLHYGGLILMRVLEGVGGGASFPAMHVMIAAWAPPTERMVMSTIIYVGTSAGTALSILMAGIISSKLNWESVFYIMGGLSCIWMILWIILVQDNANKQRFISPEERQMINSSLGTETKSEHHPAVPWAKVFKSVPFWAILIAHTCSNFGWYMFLIEIPFYMKQVLKFNVASNAALSALPYFPMIIFSICLGKLLDSLQAKGKISTTVARKTATSICTLIPGVCLLVLCYIGCRHYEAVTVMSVGIVAMGSMFSGFLSNHIDIAPNFAGTLVALTNTAATLPGIIVPLFVGFVTKGNQNIGAWRIIFGVTIVLFAIEFLVFVFLGSGSEQSWNKSGSPKDVEAKDEKTPLKELPQKS, translated from the exons ATGCCGGACGAAGTGCCCGCCAAAGGCAGCATATTGGGCA AACTTGTGCCCGCCCGCTATGTGTTGGCTATCCTGGGCTCCATCGGCATGGCCATTGTCTACGGACTCAAGGTGAATCTTAGCGTAGCAATGGTGGCTATGCTAAATCACGACGCCATCAAGGCAAACGGTCTTAGTGGTGGACATGGAGGTGACAGCACGACCCTCTCGAATGTTTCCCTGGTGGAGGAATGCCACCCGCCAGGAAATGACGAGGCTGTCAATAAGACAGTTGAGCAAGGACCCTTCGTGTGGAGCGAACCTCTGCAGGGAACCCTGTTGAGTTGCTATTTCTGGGGCTACTTCGTCTCACAGATTCCCCTTGCCCACGTGGCCGAGAACTTCTCCGCCAAATGGGTGATGCTCTTCTCGGTGGCCATCAATGTGGTGTGCACACTATTGACCCCAGCGTTTACTAAATTGCATTACGGCGGCTTGATCCTGATGCGAGTCCTTGAAGGCGTCGGTGGAGGAGCCTCTTTCCCGGCCATGCACGTGATGATCGCCGCCTGGGCTCCGCCCACCGAGCGCATGGTCATGTCCACCATCATCTATGTGGGCACATCGGCGGGCACTGCGCTCTCCATCCTTATGGCCGGAATTATATCCTCCAAATTGAACTGGGAATCGGTGTTCTATATAATGGGTGGTCTCAGCTGCATCTGGATGATACTGTGGATCATCTTGGTCCAGGACAATGCCAACAAGCAGCGCTTTATCAGCCCTGAGGAGCGGCAAATGATCAACAGTTCGCTGGGCACTGAGACGAAGTCGGAGCATCATCCTGCAGTTCCATGGGCCAAGGTCTTCAAGTCCGTTCCCTTCTGGGCCATCCTGATCGCCCACACGTGCAGCAACTTCGGCTGGTACATGTTCCTCATCGAAATCCCATTCTACATGAAGCAGGTGCTCAAGTTCAACGTGGCCAGCAATGCGGCACTCAGTGCATTGCCCTACTTCCCCATGATCATCTTCAGTATTTGCCTAGGAAAGCTTTTGGACAGTCTGCAGGCTAAGG GTAAAATCAGCACCACCGTTGCTCGCAAGACGGCCACCTCCATTTGCACCCTGATCCCTGGAGTTTGCCTGCTGGTTCTCTGCTACATTGGATGCCGTCACTATGAGGCTGTGACCGTCATGTCGGTAGGCATTGTGGCCATGGGTTCCATGTTCTCCGGCTTCCTGTCCAATCACATCGATATTGCCCCGAACTTCGCTGGTACTCTGGTGGCTCTGACCAACACGGCAGCCACTTTACCTGGTATCATAGTGCCTCTTTTCGTGGGATTCGTCACAAAGGGAAAT CAAAACATTGGAGCCTGGCGCATCATCTTCGGAGTGACCATTGTCCTATTCGCCATAGAGTTCCTCGTGTTTGTGTTTTTGGGTTCTGGTAGCGAGCAATCGTGGAACAAGTCTGGATCCCCCAAGGATGTCGAGGCCAAGGATGAAAAGACTCCGTTAAAGGAGCTGCCCCAAAAGTCCTAA
- the Vps29 gene encoding vacuolar protein sorting-associated protein 29, with the protein MLVLVLGDLHIPHRCSSLPAKFKKLLVPGRIHHILATGNICTKESYDYLKSLANDVHIVRGDFDENLTYPEQKVVTVGQFRIGLCHGHQVVPRGDPEALALIQRQLDVDILITGHTYKFEAYEHGNKFYINPGSATGAFNPLDTNVVPSFVLMDIQSTSVVTYVYQLIGDEVKVERIEYKKI; encoded by the coding sequence ATGCTCGTTCTGGTGCTCGGCGACTTGCACATTCCCCATCGGTGTAGCAGCCTGCCGGCCAAGTTCAAGAAGCTGCTGGTGCCGGGCCGCATCCACCACATCCTGGCCACCGGAAACATCTGCACCAAAGAGTCGTACGACTATCTCAAATCCCTGGCCAATGATGTGCACATAGTGCGCGGCGACTTCGACGAGAACCTCACGTATCCGGAGCAGAAGGTGGTCACGGTGGGCCAGTTCCGGATCGGCCTGTGCCATGGCCACCAGGTGGTTCCCCGGGGAGATCCCGAGGCGTTGGCCCTCATCCAGCGGCAACTGGACGTGGACATCCTGATCACAGGGCACACGTACAAGTTCGAAGCCTACGAGCACGGGAACAAGTTCTACATCAACCCGGGCTCGGCGACGGGGGCCTTTAATCCTCTGGACACCAATGTGGTGCCCTCGTTTGTGCTGATGGACATACAGAGCACCTCGGTGGTTACATATGTTTACCAACTGATTGGCGACGAGGTCAAGGTGGAGCGCATCGAGTACAAGAAGATCTAG
- the LOC108021179 gene encoding uncharacterized protein, with product MKHNSMPRSSLLVIPALILCLSPLIWAVPASVLAQDTELSTSASHRFQQQQQQQQLEQQQQQQPAAAKRSEEATANAVPSADKKSSPEIVPASFSNAPSARNNPIPISSSQAQQVPSGIYALPSNDEILAAVAAAAQNSQQQLQEEPTALEEAVASSTMRKRGINYEYNPYSPLASSDYNSDVPSGVWSDDYEAAVPVSYGERDLQEIDDYVPERRVGGSSARNKAYDNLQNLLNAEAYLESIPLSVPLTYANRNYNLDDRNKRGIYYNLGSTGGNGASGLSSGSGYNSENINLNKYRRFNDMRLKRDTQLNPADMLALVALVEAGERARKESDVENTQAVPMIASDADLDYVPAGSWMDVPVQAQPPLVDYYGLDNQNQNQVMPKYEYVPRQHKYNGVNSRFGSSKQRYMVAKKKRSVSQSQFMNEPVAERGSSYNGEKYF from the exons ATGAAACACAACTCGATGCCCAGGAGCAGTTTGCTGGTAATCCCGGCACTGATCCTGTGCCTCAGCCCGCTGATCTGGGCTGTGCCCGCCTCCGTTCTTGCCCAGGACACGGAGCTCTCCACCAGCGCCAGTCATAGattccagcagcagcagcaacagcagcagctggagcagcagcaacagcaacagccgGCAGCAG CGAAACGCTCCGAGGAGGCGACTGCAAATGCCGTACCCTCGGCGGACAAGAAGTCGAGTCCGGAAATTGTGCCCGCTTCCTTTAGCAATGCTCCCTCGGCCCGGAACAATCCCATTCCGATCTCCTCCAGCCAGGCGCAACAGGTGCCATCCGGCATCTATGCCCTGCCCTCCAACGATGAGATCCTGGCCGCCGTGGCAGCTGCCGCCCAGAATAGCCAACAGCAGCTGCAGGAGGAGCCAACTGCCTTGGAGGAGGCGGTGGCCAGCTCCACGATGCGCAAGCGGGGCATCAACTACGAGTACAACCCGTACTCGCCGCTGGCCTCCAGCGACTACAACAGCGATGTGCCGAGTGGCGTTTGGTCGGATGACTACGAGGCCGCCGTTCCAGTCAGCTATGGCGAACGGGACCTCCAGGAAATCGATGACTACGTTCCGGAGCGAAGAG TGGGTGGATCGAGTGCGCGAAACAAGGCCTACGATAACCTGCAGAATCTTCTGAATGCCGAGGCCTATCTGGAGAGCATTCCCCTCTCGGTTCCACTGACCTATGCCAACCGGAACTACAACTTGGATGACCGGAACAAGCGCGGCATCTACTACAACTTGGGCAGCACTGGTGGAAATGGTGCGAGTGGCCTTTCAAGTGGAAGTGGCTATAATAGCGAAAATATTAACCTCAACAAATATCGACGCTTTAATGATATGCG aCTGAAACGCGATACCCAGTTGAACCCCGCTGATATGTTGGCCCTGGTCGCCTTGGTGGAGGCCGGAGAACGGGCGCGCAAGGAGAGCGATGTGGAGAACACCCAAGCGGTGCCCATGATCGCCTCCGATGCCGACCTGGACTATGTTCCGGCGGGCAGTTGGATGGATGTGCCCGTACAGGCGCAACCCCCTCTGGTGGACTACTACGGATTGGACAACCAGAATCAGAACCAGGTGATGCCCAAGTACGAGTACGTGCCGCGCCAGCACAAGTACAATGGAGTCAATAGCC GTTTTGGTTCCTCAAAACAGCGTTATATGGTGGCCAAGAAGAAGCGTTCGGTTAGCCAAAGTCAGTTCATGAACGAACCCGTGGCCGAACGTGGATCCAGCTATAATGGCGAGAAGTACTTCTAA
- the l(2)10685 gene encoding 5-methylcytosine rRNA methyltransferase NSUN4 has translation MLKVRSIFLLPRRWKSGAKKRWNVLQNKKNNCDRALDNFDDFYGSVYGSRWKNMRAALLTRHKYIAMVNNFGDTEQTCSMLETDGAINMKSLINLAQDRLKDSEEQMPEQGKSRHEIEGKLDALLRKQQEREVASIYPSPGEDGSSNPLPLELKFDNIQEEQPEEIHNPFKQSLTKALEEDVKLDEHRLVDPQFGTGGLYEYMPAHSIKGMEDWVAESEHYKYYQTSADFPLTIEPEASFHYPEHLSLYTYEMGNCSDFKGPKKCLTGVLSHFMMDGASTLPPLFLQVKPGERVLDACASPGGKSLLLLQTLHLDQLVCNDIQESRINKLRKVMQEYLFDYKERWAGKRLIFSQSDARYIDQYDQFDKILVDVPCTTDRHSLNEQDNNIFKPTRIKERLRIPELQAGILANCLRLLRPGGSLVYSTCSLSPIQNDGVVHMALQKVFTEFGITATIKDLSQHTTLFSDIFKFEHPKGLKYGQMVVPYLPANFGPMYFSKITRSV, from the coding sequence ATGTTAAAGGTACGCAGCATATTTCTGCTGCCGAGAAGGTGGAAAAGCGGGGCCAAGAAGCGATGGAATGTCCTGCAGAACAAGAAGAACAACTGCGACCGTGCGTTGGATAACTTTGATGATTTCTACGGAAGTGTTTACGGCAGCCGGTGGAAGAACATGCGGGCGGCGCTCCTCACGAGGCACAAGTACATTGCCATGGTCAACAATTTCGGGGACACGGAGCAGACATGCAGCATGCTGGAGACAGATGGAGCCATCAACATGAAGTCCTTGATTAACCTGGCACAGGATCGCCTGAAGGACAGCGAGGAACAGATGCCGGAACAGGGGAAATCCCGTCATGAAATCGAAGGAAAACTGGATGCACTGCTGCGAAAGCAGCAAGAACGCGAAGTGGCCTCCATTTACCCGAGTCCAGGAGAAGATGGTTCATCCAATCCACTGCCACTTGAACTGAAGTTTGACAACATACAGGAAGAACAGCCGGAGGAAATCCATAATCCATTCAAGCAGAGCTTGACCAAGGCATTGGAGGAGGATGTTAAGCTGGACGAGCATCGCCTGGTGGATCCACAGTTCGGCACTGGCGGACTATATGAATACATGCCCGCCCACAGCATCAAGGGCATGGAAGATTGGGTGGCCGAGTCGGAGCACTACAAGTACTATCAAACGAGCGCAGATTTTCCACTCACCATCGAACCGGAGGCATCGTTTCACTACCCCGAGCACCTCTCACTGTACACCTACGAAATGGGCAACTGCTCTGACTTTAAGGGACCTAAAAAGTGCTTGACCGGTGTCCTCTCGCACTTCATGATGGATGGTGCCTCAACTTTGCCACCTCTTTTCCTGCAGGTGAAGCCCGGGGAGCGGGTGCTTGATGCCTGTGCCTCTCCTGGCGGCAAATCCCTGCTGCTGCTTCAGACCCTGCACCTGGATCAGCTCGTCTGCAACGACATCCAAGAATCCCGCATAAACAAGCTGCGCAAGGTGATGCAGGAGTACTTGTTCGACTACAAGGAGCGCTGGGCGGGCAAGCGGCTCATCTTCAGCCAAAGCGATGCCCGCTATATAGATCAGTATGATCAGTTCGACAAGATTCTGGTAGATGTGCCATGCACCACGGATCGCCACTCGCTCAACGAACAGGACAACAATATCTTCAAGCCAACGCGCATCAAGGAGCGACTGCGGATTCCAGAGCTCCAGGCAGGCATCCTGGCCAACTGCCTACGTTTGTTGCGACCAGGCGGAAGCCTGGTTTACTCCACCTGCTCGCTGTCGCCCATTCAGAATGATGGTGTAGTCCACATGGCATTGCAGAAGGTCTTCACCGAGTTCGGCATCACAGCAACCATCAAGGATCTAAGTCAGCACACGACCCTCTTTAGCGATATTTTTAAGTTTGAGCACCCAAAGGGACTTAAGTATGGACAAATGGTGGTGCCCTACCTGCCGGCCAACTTTGGACCCATGTATTTCAGCAAAATAACCAGAAGTGTGTGA